Proteins from a single region of Chlorocebus sabaeus isolate Y175 chromosome 7, mChlSab1.0.hap1, whole genome shotgun sequence:
- the RWDD4 gene encoding RWD domain-containing protein 4 isoform X1 produces MSANEDQEMELEALRSIYEGDESFRELSPVSFQYRIGENGDPKAFLIEISWTETYPQTPPILSMNAFFNNTISSAVKQSILAKLQEAVEANLGTAMTYTLFEYAKDNKEQFMENHNPVNSATSISNIISIETPNTAPSSKKKDKKEQLSKAQKRKLADKTDHKGELPRGWNWVDVVKVEITVSRDYTTALQPGPQSKTPSQKKKLVKHFQQQELK; encoded by the exons ATGGAACTGGAAGCATTACGCTCTATTTACGAAGGAGATGAAAGTTTCCGGGAATTAAGTCCAGTTTCTTTTCAATATAGG ATAGGTGAAAATGGCGATCCCAAAGCCTTCTTAATAGAGATTTCCTGGACAGAAACATATCCCCAAACACCTCCAATTCTATCTATGAACGCTTTTTTTAACAACACCAT ATCGTCTGCTGTAAAGCAGAGTATATTAGCCAAGCTGCAGGAAGCAGTGGAAGCTAACCTGGGAACCGCGATGACCTATACATTGTTTGAATATGCCAAAGACAATAAAGAGCAGTTCATGGAGAATCACAATCCCGTTAATTCCGCA acatcGATAAGCAATATCATCTCAATTGAAACTCCTAATACAGCCCCATCaagtaagaaaaaagacaaaaaagaacaaCTTTCAAAAGCCCAGAAGCGTAAGCTGGCAGACAAAACAG ATCACAAAGGAGAACTTCCTCGAGGCTGGAACTGGGTTGATGTTGTGAAg GTGGagatcacagtgagccgagattacaccactgcactccagcctgggccacagagcaagactccgtctcaaaaaaaaaaattagtcaaacaTTTCCAGCAGCAGGAATTAAAATGA
- the RWDD4 gene encoding RWD domain-containing protein 4 isoform X3, whose product MNAFFNNTISSAVKQSILAKLQEAVEANLGTAMTYTLFEYAKDNKEQFMENHNPVNSATSISNIISIETPNTAPSSKKKDKKEQLSKAQKRKLADKTDHKGELPRGWNWVDVVKVEITVSRDYTTALQPGPQSKTPSQKKKLVKHFQQQELK is encoded by the exons ATGAACGCTTTTTTTAACAACACCAT ATCGTCTGCTGTAAAGCAGAGTATATTAGCCAAGCTGCAGGAAGCAGTGGAAGCTAACCTGGGAACCGCGATGACCTATACATTGTTTGAATATGCCAAAGACAATAAAGAGCAGTTCATGGAGAATCACAATCCCGTTAATTCCGCA acatcGATAAGCAATATCATCTCAATTGAAACTCCTAATACAGCCCCATCaagtaagaaaaaagacaaaaaagaacaaCTTTCAAAAGCCCAGAAGCGTAAGCTGGCAGACAAAACAG ATCACAAAGGAGAACTTCCTCGAGGCTGGAACTGGGTTGATGTTGTGAAg GTGGagatcacagtgagccgagattacaccactgcactccagcctgggccacagagcaagactccgtctcaaaaaaaaaaattagtcaaacaTTTCCAGCAGCAGGAATTAAAATGA
- the RWDD4 gene encoding RWD domain-containing protein 4 isoform X2, with translation MSANEDQEMELEALRSIYEGDESFRELSPVSFQYRIGENGDPKAFLIEISWTETYPQTPPILSMNAFFNNTISSAVKQSILAKLQEAVEANLGTAMTYTLFEYAKDNKEQFMENHNPVNSATSISNIISIETPNTAPSSKKKDKKEQLSKAQKRKLADKTDHKGELPRGWNWVDVVKLSKTGSKDDE, from the exons ATGGAACTGGAAGCATTACGCTCTATTTACGAAGGAGATGAAAGTTTCCGGGAATTAAGTCCAGTTTCTTTTCAATATAGG ATAGGTGAAAATGGCGATCCCAAAGCCTTCTTAATAGAGATTTCCTGGACAGAAACATATCCCCAAACACCTCCAATTCTATCTATGAACGCTTTTTTTAACAACACCAT ATCGTCTGCTGTAAAGCAGAGTATATTAGCCAAGCTGCAGGAAGCAGTGGAAGCTAACCTGGGAACCGCGATGACCTATACATTGTTTGAATATGCCAAAGACAATAAAGAGCAGTTCATGGAGAATCACAATCCCGTTAATTCCGCA acatcGATAAGCAATATCATCTCAATTGAAACTCCTAATACAGCCCCATCaagtaagaaaaaagacaaaaaagaacaaCTTTCAAAAGCCCAGAAGCGTAAGCTGGCAGACAAAACAG ATCACAAAGGAGAACTTCCTCGAGGCTGGAACTGGGTTGATGTTGTGAAg tTAAGCAAAACTGGCTCTAAGGATGATGAGTGA